One window from the genome of Epinephelus moara isolate mb chromosome 5, YSFRI_EMoa_1.0, whole genome shotgun sequence encodes:
- the LOC126389733 gene encoding uncharacterized protein LOC126389733 isoform X2: MVYTCIVKDCGNKPKTWSRVKFHVVPTNNTDRMKQWLFVLDIDPNTPVEMVRKMFVCSKHFLPEDYSERMERRSSGMVQTHFLRDTAIPSVGITKRADVLHDTGAADIQENTPEATGSATREKPALQHIVDEEAILQLIKDCPMCDRRCRCTKFTRGPYFIVYQSCYFCNYQRKWASQPEARDLNIHKAQVTPKRKQQPKDKASGNAKAASSKLVKTSASSVSESQDPVKTKGVPCQLCLEHD; this comes from the exons atggtttacacatgtattgtaaaagattgcggtaacaagccgaagacatggAGCAGAGTGAAGTTTCACGTGGTACCAACCAATAAcacggacaggatgaaacaatggctatttgtgctggacatcgaccccaacacgcctgtggaaatggTCCGGAAAATGTTCGTTTGCTCCAAACATTTTTTACCGgaggactacagtgaaaggatggagcgcagaagctcaggaatggttcaaacgcATTTCTTGAGAGACACTGCCATaccatctgtcggcatcacaaaacgagcagatgtg CTGCATGACACCGGGGCAGCAG ACATTCAAGAAAACACACCAGAGGCGACAGGCTCTGCAACCAGGGAGAA ACCAGCTCTGCAGCACATTGTTGATGAGGAGGCCATCCTGCAGCTGATAAAGGACTGCCCAATGTGCGACAGAAGGTGCCGCTGTACCAAATTCACTCGTGGCCCTTACTTCATAGTCTACCAGAGCTGTTACTTTTGCAATTATCAACGCAAGTGGGCCAGCCAGCCAGAAGCTAGAGATCTAAACATTCATAAGGCACAAGTAACACCCAAGAGGAAACAGCAGCCAAAGGACAAGGCGTCTGGAAATGCCAAAGCTGCATCATCAAAGCTTGTTAAGACAAGCGCTTCCTCAGTCTCAGAGTCTCAGGACCCAGTAAAGACCAAAGGAGTCCCGTGTCAACTCTGTCTTGAACATGACTGA
- the LOC126389733 gene encoding uncharacterized protein LOC126389733 isoform X1, producing MGRQCAFPNCRNRQKTWSAVSFHKLPLNEPSRYKLWLRALDIDPNTPKNILRRRCIYVCSDHFSPDDLVHYKSSTHPKPTAIPVNSHTADQTAGGSANMTTSPLHDTGAADIQENTPEATGSATREKPALQHIVDEEAILQLIKDCPMCDRRCRCTKFTRGPYFIVYQSCYFCNYQRKWASQPEARDLNIHKAQVTPKRKQQPKDKASGNAKAASSKLVKTSASSVSESQDPVKTKGVPCQLCLEHD from the exons ATGGGTCGACAATGTGCATTTCCCAACTGCAGAAATCGACAGAAAACTTGGTCTGCGGTTAGTTTCCACAAGCTACCGTTAAATGAACCGAGCCGCTACAAGCTATGGCTCCGTGCTCTAGATATAGACCCAAACACTCCGAAGAATATCCTCCGGCGTCGTTGTATATATGTGTGCAGCGACCATTTTTCGCCCGATGACTTGGTCCACTATAAAAGCAGTACCCATCCGAAGCCCACTGCCATCCCTGTCAACAGTCATACCGCGGACCAGACCGCTGGTGGAAGCGCTAACATGACCACATCACCG CTGCATGACACCGGGGCAGCAG ACATTCAAGAAAACACACCAGAGGCGACAGGCTCTGCAACCAGGGAGAA ACCAGCTCTGCAGCACATTGTTGATGAGGAGGCCATCCTGCAGCTGATAAAGGACTGCCCAATGTGCGACAGAAGGTGCCGCTGTACCAAATTCACTCGTGGCCCTTACTTCATAGTCTACCAGAGCTGTTACTTTTGCAATTATCAACGCAAGTGGGCCAGCCAGCCAGAAGCTAGAGATCTAAACATTCATAAGGCACAAGTAACACCCAAGAGGAAACAGCAGCCAAAGGACAAGGCGTCTGGAAATGCCAAAGCTGCATCATCAAAGCTTGTTAAGACAAGCGCTTCCTCAGTCTCAGAGTCTCAGGACCCAGTAAAGACCAAAGGAGTCCCGTGTCAACTCTGTCTTGAACATGACTGA